In Ovis canadensis isolate MfBH-ARS-UI-01 breed Bighorn chromosome 11, ARS-UI_OviCan_v2, whole genome shotgun sequence, one genomic interval encodes:
- the NR1D1 gene encoding nuclear receptor subfamily 1 group D member 1 gives MTTLDSNNNTGGVITYIGSSGSSPNRTSPESLYSDSSNGSFQSLTQGCPTYFPPSPTGSLTQDPARSFGSIPPSLGDDGSPSSSSSSSSSSSSSSSFYNGSPPGGLQVALEDGNRVSPSKSTSNITKLNGMVLLCKVCGDVASGFHYGVHACEGCKGFFRRSIQQNIQYKRCLKNENCSIVRINRNRCQQCRFKKCLSVGMSRDAVRFGRIPKREKQRMLAEMQSAMNLANNQLSSQCPLETPPTQHPTPGPMGPSPPPAPAPSPLVGFSQFPQQLTPPRSPSPEPTVEDVISQVARAHREIFTYAHDKLGTSPGNFNANHASGNRPATTPHRWESQGCPPAPNDNIMAAQRHNEALNSLRQASSSYPPPWPPGATHHSCHQPNSNGHRLCPTHVYPAPEGEAPVNSPRQGNSKNVLLACPMNMYPHGRSGRTVQEIWEDFSMSFTPAVREVVEFAKHIPGFRDLSQHDQVTLLKAGTFEVLMVRFASLFNVKDQTVMFLSRTTYSLQELGAMGMGDLLNAMFDFSEKLNSLALTEEELGLFTAVVLVSADRSGMENSASVEQLQETLLRALRALVLKNRPSETSRFTKLLLKLPDLRTLNNMHSEKLLSFRVDAQ, from the exons GTGGCGTCATCACCTATATTGGCTCCAGTGGCTCCTCCCCAAACCGCACCAGCCCTGAATCCCTGTACAGTGACAGCTCGAATGGCAGCTTCCAGTCCCTGACCCAAGGTTGCCCCACCTACTTCCCACCATCACCCACTGGCTCCCTCACCCAGGACCCAGCTCGCTCTTTTGGGAGCATTCCGCCCAGCTTGGGTGATGATGGttctccctcttcttcttcaTCTTCCTCGTCGTCATCGTCGTCGTCCTCTTCCTTCTATAATGGGAGCCCCCCAGGGGGTCTGCAGGTGGCCCTGGAAGACGGTAACCGAGTGTCTCCCAGCAAGAGCACCAGCAACATCACCA AGCTGAATGGCATGGTGTTGCTGTGTAAGGTGTGTGGGGACGTGGCTTCGGGCTTCCACTACGGCGTGCACGCCTGCGAGGGCTGCAAG GGCTTTTTCCGTCGGAGCATCCAGCAGAACATCCAGTACAAAAGGTGTCTGAAAAATGAGAACTGCTCCATCGTCCGCATCAATCGTAACCGTTGCCAGCAATGCCGCTTCAAGAAGTGTCTCTCCGTGGGCATGTCTCGAGACG CTGTGCGTTTTGGGCGCATCCCCAAACGGGAGAAGCAGCGGATGCTGGCCGAGATGCAGAGTGCCATGAACCTGGCCAACAACCAGCTGAGCAGCCAGTGCCCGCTGGAGACCCCACCCACCCAGCACCCCACCCCGGGCCCCATGGGCCCCTCaccgcccccagcccctgccccctcaCCCCTGGTGGGTTTCTCCCAGTTCCCACAGCAGCTGACGCCTCCTCGATCCCCAAGTCCTGAGCCCACAGTGGAGGATGTGATATCCCAGGTAGCCCGGGCCCACCGCGAGATCTTCACCTATGCCCATGACAAGTTGGGCACCTCACCTGGCAACTTCAATGCCAACCATGCCTCAGGCAACCGTCCGGCCACCACCCCACATCGCTGGGAAAGTCAGGGCTGCCCGCCTGCCCCTAATGACAACATCATGGCCGCCCAGCGTCACAACGAGGCCCTGAACAGTTTACGCCAGGCTTCCTCCTCCTACCCTCCCCCCTGGCCTCCTGGCGCTACCCACCACAGCTGCCACCAGCCCAACAGCAATGGGCACCGTCTGTGCCCTACCCACGTGTACCCAGCCCCCGAAGGCGAAGCCCCTGTCAACAGTCCACGGCAGGGCAACTCCAAGAACGTTCTGCTG GCATGTCCCATGAACATGTACCCGCATGGGCGCAGCGGGCGAACTgtgcaggagatctgggaggACTTCTCCATGAGCTTCACGCCTGCTGTGCGGGAGGTGGTAGAGTTTGCCAAACACATCCCTGGCTTCCGTGATCTTTCTCAGCACGACCAGGTCACCCTGCTTAAGGCTGGCACCTTTGAG GTGCTGATGGTGCGCTTTGCGTCGCTGTTCAACGTGAAGGACCAGACGGTGATGTTCCTGAGCCGCACCACCTACAGCCTGCAGGAGCTCGGCGCCATGGGCATGGGGGACCTGCTCAATGCCATGTTCGACTTCAGCGAGAAGCTCAACTCCCTGGCGCTTACCGAGGAGGAGCTGGGCCTCTTCACCGCGGTGGTGCTTGTCTCTGCAG ACCGCTCGGGAATGGAGAATTCCGCTTCGGTGGAGCAGCTCCAGGAGACGCTGCTGCGGGCTCTTCGGGCTCTGGTGCTGAAGAACCGGCCCTCGGAGACTTCCCGCTTCACCAAGCTGCTGCTCAAGCTGCCGGACCTGCGGACCCTGAACAACATGCACTCCGAGAAGCTGCTGTCCTTCCGGGTGGACGCCCAGTGA